One Sporosarcina sp. FSL W8-0480 genomic window, CACGACAGCTGTTTTCAGATTATCGAATAATCCTTCCGTTGGGACGCCTCCAAAAAATTCAAATGCATGAACAAAACCATCCAAAAAAGCCTCTTGTTTACCGTGTAGATACGCCCTGACAAATCGCAGACGACTTGCCGAAAGCTGTATGCAGAAGAGGTATATGCGTTGCGTTCGACCCTGTAGTATAATGTCCGCCTCTCCCCAGTCGAATTGGAATTGGTGGCCGATTTGAAACTCAAGTGGAATAAAGGCTTCTTGGAGTTTTTTCTTGCGCTTTGCGACAATCTTTCTAATATTGGATTCTGATCCCTTAAAGTCATATTCCTCTTCTAATCTACGGAAGATATTCGCGGCAGTATGTTTCTGTTTTGACCAGGTCTTAAGATCATCTTCAAGCCATTGATCAATGATAGGAAGAATTCGCTTGGTTTCATCCGAGTATTCTTTCTTTCCGTGAACCGTCTGTCGTTGAATCGTTGTCGGAGGCTTCGCCCCTTCTTTTAGGTACTTACTGACCGTGTTTCTTGATATTTCCAGCTTCTTTGCGATTTGTCTTTCGGATAGTCCTTCAACCTCTTTTAAAAATTTGATACGATGATATTGAGCCATGTCGATCATCCTTTTTTCCTCCCTATGTAGAAAGCTTGAGCACTCTCTATCATAAGGAAGGTTAGTAGAATTGGAAATCGGGTGGCTCATTTTATATGTGATCGAAACGTAGATTAGTGGCTCAATACTAGATTATCAAATACAATTGACTCATTGGTAAGATCCTTTCTATTACCGCCTCTTTATTTGGATTATACAGCTGCCCAAACCCCCCATCTTACGGAATATACAAAACCCTCATTTTGAAGATCAAGTTTCGCATATCTAATCCGATTACGTAGTATCGTATCGTACTTATCACCATCCACCAGTGATTCCTTATCAGCCCACGGAAATGACTTTTCCACTTTTTCATAGACTTCATCGACTGATAATTCTCCAGACCTTTTAAGCACGTATAAGATAAATGCTTTTAACACTTGACGGGCTGGTATCTTTTTGTCATCCAATTTCATTCCTCATTTCTATTATTTTATTGATTCTAAGTCTATTGTACTCAAACCAGCCTGGACTTTTGCGTGACAATAAAAGACACTTCGGGACATAGTAGCATTCCGATCAACCGCTTGAGTAAGATACCCTTGAATGTGAGGAGAACACAGGCATCTATACTAGACGAAAAATCGAGGTAGAAAGCACGTTCGGTCATATCAAGGGCAGTCGGCCCGCAGCTAAAATCTGCGGAACAAAAATGGTGGCAGAAGAAAACAAATCTTTTACCGCCATTTTTATTTTAGGGGCTTATTGGACAGCCTCTTCTTCATAGTTTGCCTTTTAATTTTGCTTCTCTTCTTAGAGATTTTGTTGTAGGAAGAACTGAATATATAATTCTTTCAACAACTGGTGTAGAAAGTATCAGCCCAAAGAGTACGTATGTATTTGCACTTTTAAAAACCATCCAATATAAAACAACCCAACGAATAGAAAAAATAATGCAATTCCATTTGAGACTTTCCTTCTATCTTTTTTGTCATTTCGGTCACCCTCCTCTACCGGCTTTTGCTCTATTAATCAGCTAACAACACAATAATTGTAGTTAATTTTCCTACTATTAGTTACAATTAAAGTATATCAAATTAGCAAGGAGAAGATTATGTTATTATTTCTAAACTTTTTTAAAAAGAAAGAGAATAAGAAAGAGGACAAATCAAAAACAGTTAGTAGGATCCCATCAAAACCCAAAAAGGCGAATCAACGGGTTACTGCAGAGAGAATAGGTGAATTAGGAGAGTACAAAATTAATATTCAACTTGATCAGCTACCAAAGGAATATTACTACCTAAGCGATCTCCTCGTTAAAAATCCCAAAGCCAAGTCAGGTTATTCACAAATTGACCATGTGGTATTAACTCCATACGGTATCTTTGCCATTGAAACTAAAAACTATCAGGGGACCATCTATGGAGGGAAGGAGCGCAAAACATGGTTGGTTAATGGAAAGTTCAAAATGATGAACCCATTTGTGCAAAACTATGGGCATATACAAGCATTAAAATCATTTATTGATGAGAAATACCATGATTTATTTATCTCCATGGTATCTTTTACAAAACGCTGCACATTTAAAGTCGACTTAGATTACCGTAAAATAGCATCTAACGAACTTATTGTGTATGACGTCGAGTTATCAGAGTTTATCCATCGGAAAGTGTCGGTTTTGAAAATTCATCATAAAGAACCTTTGCTCACTGAAAGTGACATCATAACAATTTTCAACGCCTTTTCAACAGCAAATATTACTGACCCAATAGCGAGAGAGGATCATAACCGTTTATTAGGAACGCATGTTTCAGTAAAGAAAACCGACACGAGTTTTAGTTGTTCAGTTTGTAATAAACCTGTTTCTAATAAAGTTAAAGAGTATTGTTTATCAAACGATAAATTTAAAGGTAACATCTATTGTTATGAACATCAGAAGATGGTTCAAAAATAGAAATCAAGGTGACAAGATACGTGAAGCATAATAATGCACATTAATTGGGGGGAGTAAAATGTCATTGCTTAATATAAATGCTGTACATACATATATACAAATAGTACAAAATTCAAAGAAACCGTTAGAAGTAATTAGGGAAGCTATAGCAAACGCTTATGATAACGGGGCAAGTTACTTGGATATTATTGTGGAATATGAAAAGGAAAAAGACACCATAAATATTTCTTTCTGTGATGATGGATCAGGGATAGAAAAAGAAGGAATAGAAGTATATATAT contains:
- a CDS encoding nuclease-related domain-containing protein; translation: MLLFLNFFKKKENKKEDKSKTVSRIPSKPKKANQRVTAERIGELGEYKINIQLDQLPKEYYYLSDLLVKNPKAKSGYSQIDHVVLTPYGIFAIETKNYQGTIYGGKERKTWLVNGKFKMMNPFVQNYGHIQALKSFIDEKYHDLFISMVSFTKRCTFKVDLDYRKIASNELIVYDVELSEFIHRKVSVLKIHHKEPLLTESDIITIFNAFSTANITDPIAREDHNRLLGTHVSVKKTDTSFSCSVCNKPVSNKVKEYCLSNDKFKGNIYCYEHQKMVQK